The nucleotide sequence aattattatacataatatcatGTATTTATCTATAGctttattttaaattacacttaatagtTTTGTatcttttacatatttaattctagtattttaaattatattatagaatTTCAATTTATTAcaaatacttacatttatatatattttatttacacacaatggttcgtgaatcgtcgggaaatagtcaaaggtcaaatggtatcatgaaatagttctaaaattttcgagactcaatattacagactctgcttatcgtgtcggaattatattcagattaagtttaaatttgatcggaaatttccgggtcgtcacaactaacATGCATTATTCATTTGTTTCTCTAACTAACCAATTGCTTTATCTTGCAGGCGATTCCAATGGTGATCCTATTTTTGCGAGCCCAAACACTCTTGATCAAATCACAGAGTTATTCCGCACTCCACCCGACTCTTACGGGGTGCGGATTGATGGTTTATCAGGATACACTTATGCGTCAGCTGCTACTGCTCTGGACCAACGCCAATAGATGAAGTTGGAAATTCCCGGCGAGCTTCGCCGTGAATTCTCCAAGCTCTCTGCGCTGGATGCGCACAACAGTTTTGTTCAAAATTTTTACATGTGCTTCAATTCTGCATATGATATGATGTCCCTTCAAGAACAGTTTTTCAACGTTCTTGAAGCTGAAAAAGCAAAATATCACACCGAGAAGGCCAAAGCTGCGGACAGCGAGAAACGCTGTGTTGACCTCTCCTACGAACTCACCGCAGCAAAAACCACCGTTGATGAGCTGAAACAACAGGTTTCTACTGCGACTGAGAAAGAAAACAACTTTCAAGCCACCATCAAATCGCTGTCAGAGGATGTGGCGAAGCTTACAGAAGAGCGGGACAGCGCTGTAGCTTCTAAAGCTTCTGCGGAGCTTGAGTTCACCAAGCTCCACCAACATCTCCCCGAATTGGCTAGGAAAATACTCAATTCCAAGCCTGTTTCCAAGAATTTTTCTACATTTGCTGCCGCATTAAGACTTCGCGAGAGGGTAGAATTTATGGACGAGATTGCCATCAATTGCCCACTGCCAGATCCACTACCATCTGCTATTGCTGATCGCCTTTGCTCCTTAGAATAGGCAAAATCAGCATACGCAGTTGCTCAGCAGGGCATAGCCGAAATTCCCCTCACTAAGATAAGCGCAATAAGTGAGCGAGAGGATgtcactgcagatgacatcatcaagcttgacttaacGAAAGAGTAGAAATTAGCTTTGTATAACAGCACGCAGCTGCCTCTgcgttattaataataaaatttcgctttttcttatatttgcaagtacttttatttatatagcgctttcattattagatattcataacacggacttgtcctttgcaatttccagctttactattgtgcacataataaatgcgtacttttgcgaaacaatctgtatgcgtataaatttatacattatgaatcttctaagtccgtcgtaacgatccttaggcaatcaattagcattgcgaagcatctaagcattggcgaaatcaaacacttaggatataaattcctttcgcaataatttcTGCTGCCAAAGTGGGCTTTTTCCACCACTTGGCTATCTAAACTCTGCGAAGTATCACAACATTATGAAACAAAGTATAAAACATTTCATATTCATTCGCATTTCACAGATAAATGTTTCTCATACTTTTACAAGTGTCTATTTTTTAAAATtcctacaagcgtgatcaagacttgcaaaaattaAAAATAAGAACACATAAAAAGAATTATCAGCCATAAGCCGTGAAGCCACTTCGCACTTTACACATATGAACTTTATAACTTTTACAAAgttatgcataatatcgctttaataaAACGGCATACCACGCATTAGGTAAAGTTCGCCCTTCCATATTCGCGAGCTTATATGAACCTCctgcattaattgccacaatttgataagggccaTCCCAATTAGGACCCAGTTTaccaagcttttctgctctgcttgcttcattattTTGCAAAACCCATTCGCCTATATCAAAAGACAAAGCACGTactcttttattataatacttagcaatttgttGTTTATTATTTGCTTCTCGGATAACAGCCATTAACCTCCGCTCTTCAATGAAGTTCAGATTTTCgctcaacgcagcatcatttgcttcttcCTCAAAGTTAGCAATTCTatgcgttggtaccagaatttctgcggggattactgcctcagagccatataccaaactaaaaggtgtcTCTCCTGTGCTCTTCTTAAAAGTTGTGCGGTGTGCCCACAGCACATTGGGTagttcatctacccaaccagttcgcttCTCACATAACCGCTTTTTAATACCGCTTACTATGTCTCGGTTGGTTACTTCACATAAACCATTAGCCTGTGGATGCGCCAATGATGTAAACTTTTGTATTATATTTAAATTAgtgcaccatgtcttaaaaggatctttcACTATTTGTGCACCATTATCGCTGACCAACTCTCCCGGAATGCCAAATCTGCAGACAATGCACTCCCACACAAAATTTCGCACATGTACCCCAGTGATAGTGCGAACctccttagcttcaacccatttagtaaaataatcaaCTGCCACAATCAAGAACCTAACATTGCCAGGTcctgcaggaaatggccccacaatatcaatagcccatttgTGAAATGGCCATGGCGAATTAAAAGGAATCATATCATGCCTTGGCATTCAATtatgcggagcatgcctttggcaacttttacagcgtttaacaattttcgccacatcgcggtatagggatggccaaaagtaacccatccgCATGATTTTCGTTGCAatagttttgtagcctgaatgcaATGCACAAGTGCCGTTATGCACTTCTTCCACTATCATTTATGCTTCAATTGGTCCAACACATCGCATCATTGGCCCGCAGTACGATTTGCGGTATAGaatatcattttgaatgatatacaTTGGTGCCCACTCTCTTACTAAACGAGCTTCGCGGCTATCACTTGGCAAAGTATCATTGCGGATATAAAGCAGGATTGGCTCCATCCAATTTGGCTGTTCCTCTTCAACAGATGCAACCATTAAGTCATTATCTATTGACTTGCTAGGCAATTCCTCAAGCCAcacttgtttttgaaaatgcgaaAACGTCAGAGCGGCCAACTTACTCAAAgtgtccgccttcttattttgacttCTTGGCACTTGGGAAAGTTCAAAATGTTCAAACCGCTCTGTCGATTCTCGTAACAATTGCAAGTATTTCTGCATAGAAGAATCATGTGCATCAAAAGAACCATTAAACTGATTTGCTACTAACTGCGAATCTGTAAATGCTCGCAACTTAGTAATATCCATTTTTCGCACAATATTTAAACCAGCAAGTATTGCTTCATACTCTGCTTCGTTATTTGTTACATCAAAATTAAAACGCAACGCGTATGTATGTTCTTCACCACTTGGGCTTgccaaaactaaacccgcacctgcaccttccgcGTATGAGGCACCGTCAGTAAACAAATCCCAAGTTTCACCAAGTATCAGTTTTAACGCGGTTCGCTCATTGATCACCTCCAACTTTCCAGACATTTCAGCGAGGTAATCTGCCATAACCTGACCTTTTACAGCATTACGCGGAAagtaagatatttgataagcacctaactctactgcccacaatgcgagtctaccagatatctctggtttTGTTTAGATTTGCTTGATCGCCAAATTAGTTAATACATGCactggatgcccttgaaaatatcttcttaaCCTTCGCGATGTTAAAATGAGCGCGTACACAAACTTTTCAATTgacgcatagtttatttcacttcctgCAAGAGATTTACTAACAAAATATACCGGCTTTTGTATTTTTTTTCCTTTCCGCAATCAAAACTGAACCAAAAGCTTCATTTTCCACTGATATATAAAGATAATGAATTTCGCCATCAACTGGCGCTATTAGcgtaggcaaagttttcaacaactttttcatctcttgaaatGCGGTTTCTGCTTCACTGGACCAAACAAAACGTTTTTGTTTCAAGCAACCTTTTAGAGTTTTGAAAAACGGCAACTGCCTTTCAGCAGCTTTAGACAAAAAACGCGTTAAAGCGGCCAgttttcccgtcaaactttgcacctCTTTAATCGTTCTTGGCGCAGTCATATTTTCTATAGCCgtgatcttttttggattagcttaaataccttgttctgtaacaagatatcccaaaaattttccttcagtttcgccaaaACTGCATTTTagtggattaagcttcatgtttattcttCGCAGTGtgtcaaatgtttcgcgcatatcttcaataattcgctcttgcgttgtgcttttgatcactaaatcatctacataagcctcaagattacgccctatttgtttTTCAAACGCAGTATCGATCAAACGTTGATATGTCGCACCTGCAttgattaaaccaaaaggcatcattatataggaATATATGCCTTTCCCggtatgaaatgcggttttatctgcgtcctcTTGAGCCATTGGAATCTGATGATAACCTCTTGTCGTGTCCAAAAAAtatttatatggaaaagcatgcaaagattccacctttaaatcaatttctggaagcgggTAGTTATCCTTAgggcacgctttattcaaatctttgtaatcaatacacattctccaagaaccatcaggttttttcaccaaaactggattctcaatccatgattggtattgaaCTTCGCGTAAAATTCCAGCTCGCACCAATTTTGTTACCTCTTCGCACAGCCATTTTACACGATCTAGGGCCATACCACTTCGCTTTTGTACTACAGGTTTTAGAGCTGGGTTTACATTAAACATGTGCTCCAcaatatgacgcggaacaccagtcatatcattttCGCACCAAGCGAAAACATCCATGTACTGAACAAGCAGTTGCACAATTTGTTTCCTAGTATCTGCACTAACATTGCGTCCTACTTTAATTTTCTGCTCGGGATATGCAGTATTAATCATCTCCATATTATCCGTATCAGCAGCAATTTCTTGTCCTGCGATTTTTacgttaacagccgcacaaataggcatgatgctcattgaacatattgtggcgACCCCATTATAcgttggaaacttaatcatgccatgaattgtagacGGGATAATTCCAAATCtacttatagcggttcttcccaacagcatgttatagcgagatgaggctcgcataacatagaaatctaACCGTGCTTGTCGTGCCAAAGCGTCATCATTTATATCAGCTAGCTCAATGTCTAATGACAAAACGCCTATAGGCaatgaagattctcctgcaaaaccAGTTAGTTAAACCGCAGTTGTTTGCAGGTTTGCTTTTATACTCTCTGGCAGTTGAAcgaaacattgttcgtaaataatatcaacACTACTGCCATTATCAATATGAACTTTCATGACTGTAATTCCAGTTTCTGCGATTTTGCACGATActactatcggcatttcagagaaatcatcgctttgcattttcgggaaactaattggc is from Rutidosis leptorrhynchoides isolate AG116_Rl617_1_P2 chromosome 10, CSIRO_AGI_Rlap_v1, whole genome shotgun sequence and encodes:
- the LOC139870955 gene encoding uncharacterized protein, whose translation is MTAPRTIKEVQSLTGKLAALTRFLSKAAERQLPFFKTLKGCLKQKRFVWSSEAETAFQEMKKLLKTLPTLIAPVDGEIHYLYISVENEAFGSVLIAERKKNTKAGQVMADYLAEMSGKLEVINERTALKLILGETWDLFTDGASYAEGAGAGLVLASPSGEEHTYALRFNFDVTNNEAEYEAILAGLNIVRKMDITKLRAFTDSQLVANQFNGSFDAHDSSMQKYLQLLRESTERFEHFELSQVPRSQNKKADTLSKLAALTFSHFQKQVWLEELPSKSIDNDLMVASVEEEQPNWMEPILLYIRNDTLPSDSREARLVREWAPMYIIQNDILYRKSYCGPMMRCVGPIEA